From a region of the Thiorhodovibrio winogradskyi genome:
- a CDS encoding OsmC family protein yields the protein MKARVKWVEGVAMMAESESGHALVMDGPPEFGGRNLGMRPMELMLLGMGGCTQFDVMLILTRARQQVTDCVVELEAERAASDPKVFTCIHAHFIVTGHDLSERHVDRAIKLSAEKYCSASIMLGASARVTHDFEIRPA from the coding sequence ATGAAGGCACGGGTCAAGTGGGTCGAAGGGGTGGCGATGATGGCCGAGTCCGAATCCGGTCATGCGCTGGTGATGGACGGTCCGCCCGAGTTTGGTGGTCGCAATCTTGGGATGCGCCCAATGGAGCTGATGCTGCTTGGCATGGGCGGCTGCACCCAGTTCGATGTGATGCTGATTCTGACGCGCGCGCGCCAGCAGGTGACTGACTGTGTGGTGGAGCTGGAGGCCGAGCGCGCCGCGAGCGATCCGAAAGTCTTCACCTGTATTCATGCCCATTTCATTGTCACCGGGCATGATCTGAGCGAGCGTCATGTCGATCGCGCGATCAAGCTCAGTGCCGAGAAATATTGCTCGGCCTCCATCATGCTTGGGGCCAGTGCCAGGGTGACGCACGATTTCGAAATTCGCCCGGCTTGA
- the speD gene encoding adenosylmethionine decarboxylase, which translates to MPQSLKRLKLHGFNNLTKSLSFNIYDVCYTDSPEQRAAYIAYIDEAYNAERLTGILTQVANIIGANVLNVARQDYDPQGASVTMLIAEEHPGGESICNSATPGPLPETVVAHLDKSHITVHTYPESHPHNGISTFRADIDVSTCGLISPLKALNYLIHSLESDIVIMDYRVRGFTRDVKGRKHFIDHNISSIQNYLSRDTKNNYQMIDVNVYQENLFHTKMVVNEFRLDDYLFCVDATELSDKEYQRIQRLVRREMMEIFYGRNLSREIERWTMPGRATPED; encoded by the coding sequence ATGCCGCAGTCACTCAAGCGCCTGAAGCTGCATGGCTTCAACAACCTGACGAAGTCGCTGAGCTTCAATATCTACGATGTGTGCTATACAGACTCGCCCGAGCAGCGTGCGGCCTATATCGCCTATATCGACGAGGCCTACAATGCCGAGCGCCTGACGGGTATCCTGACGCAAGTCGCCAATATCATCGGCGCCAATGTGCTCAATGTAGCGCGTCAGGACTATGATCCGCAGGGCGCCTCGGTCACCATGCTGATCGCCGAGGAACACCCCGGCGGCGAGAGCATCTGTAACTCGGCCACCCCGGGTCCGCTGCCCGAGACGGTGGTGGCGCATCTCGACAAGAGCCACATCACGGTTCACACCTACCCGGAAAGCCATCCGCACAATGGTATTAGCACCTTCCGTGCCGATATCGATGTATCCACCTGCGGCTTGATTTCACCGCTAAAGGCATTGAATTATCTGATTCATTCACTCGAATCCGATATTGTCATCATGGATTATCGCGTGCGCGGCTTCACTCGGGATGTGAAGGGTCGCAAGCATTTTATCGATCACAATATCAGCTCGATCCAGAACTATCTGTCGCGCGACACCAAGAACAATTACCAGATGATCGATGTGAATGTGTACCAAGAGAATTTGTTTCACACCAAGATGGTGGTGAACGAGTTTCGCCTGGATGACTATTTGTTCTGCGTCGATGCCACTGAGTTGTCCGACAAGGAATACCAGCGCATTCAGCGCCTGGTGCGCCGGGAGATGATGGAAATCTTCTACGGCCGCAACCTGAGCCGGGAGATAGAACGCTGGACCATGCCGGGTCGGGCGACGCCGGAGGATTGA